In Deinococcus aquiradiocola, one genomic interval encodes:
- the lipB gene encoding lipoyl(octanoyl) transferase LipB, with translation MQAFDTLDLGLIPYTDAWAAQKEHHARVAAGGRPVLLLAEHPAVLTLGRKAKEGTNIVVTRAYLDAQGIAVHEVERGGDVTYHGPGQLVGYAIFPVGRRVADFLRLLERAVVVTLQELGLPDARPNPGYAGVYVDPLDVNGRTYDQKICSFGVAVQRGVALHGLGLNVGTNLQHFELILPCGLQDTHMTSVAHEYDRRGLGTPPDMPTVKDALTRAFAAVFDTYDWTLPEPAAGGPK, from the coding sequence ATGCAGGCTTTCGACACCCTGGACCTCGGGCTGATCCCGTACACGGACGCCTGGGCCGCCCAGAAGGAGCATCACGCGCGCGTCGCGGCCGGGGGGCGCCCCGTGCTGCTGCTCGCGGAACACCCGGCCGTGCTGACGCTGGGCCGCAAGGCGAAGGAAGGGACGAACATCGTGGTGACGCGCGCGTACCTGGACGCGCAGGGCATCGCGGTTCACGAGGTGGAGCGCGGCGGGGACGTCACGTACCACGGTCCCGGTCAGCTGGTCGGGTACGCGATCTTCCCGGTGGGGCGGCGCGTCGCGGATTTCCTGAGGCTGCTGGAGCGGGCGGTGGTGGTGACCCTGCAGGAGCTGGGCCTGCCGGACGCCCGCCCGAACCCCGGGTACGCGGGCGTGTACGTGGACCCGCTGGACGTGAACGGCCGGACGTACGACCAGAAGATCTGTTCGTTCGGGGTGGCGGTGCAGCGGGGCGTGGCGCTGCACGGGCTGGGCCTGAACGTCGGCACGAACCTGCAGCATTTCGAGCTGATCCTGCCGTGCGGCCTGCAGGACACGCACATGACGTCCGTCGCGCACGAGTACGACCGGCGCGGCCTGGGCACGCCCCCCGACATGCCGACCGTCAAGGACGCCCTCACGCGGGCCTTCGCGGCGGTTTTCGACACCTACGACTGGACGCTGCCTGAACCGGCGGCAGGAGGACCCAAGTGA
- the lipA gene encoding lipoyl synthase gives MTQADPNTPAVQEPKFIKNGIYRKDAVKAREKKPDWLRVTIPTGGVFGEVKKIVKEHRLHTVCEEAMCPNIGECWSRGTATFMLMGHICTRACRFCAVDTGNPMGRLDLDEPASVADSVRLMGLKYVVLTSVDRDDLPDGGAYHFAKTVQAIKHVNPETKVEALTPDFGGNTACVDLVLDSGVDVYAQNVETVRRLTHPVRDIRASYDTTLAVLAHAKAARPDVITKTSIMLGLGETREEVMEAMRDLRAANVDVLTFGQYLRPTQHHLPVERYVTPEEFDELRVIGMELGFLEVVSGPLVRSSYKAEQVLEKGRLPGALAHLSDGDVLSMA, from the coding sequence GTGACGCAAGCAGACCCGAACACGCCCGCCGTGCAGGAACCGAAGTTCATCAAGAACGGCATCTACCGCAAGGACGCCGTCAAGGCCCGCGAGAAGAAGCCTGACTGGCTGCGCGTCACCATCCCGACGGGCGGCGTGTTCGGCGAGGTGAAGAAGATCGTGAAGGAGCACCGCCTGCACACCGTGTGCGAGGAGGCGATGTGCCCGAACATCGGGGAGTGCTGGAGTCGCGGCACGGCCACCTTCATGCTGATGGGTCACATCTGCACGCGCGCCTGCCGCTTCTGCGCGGTGGACACCGGCAACCCGATGGGGCGCCTGGACCTGGACGAGCCGGCCAGCGTGGCGGACAGCGTGCGCCTGATGGGCCTGAAGTACGTGGTGCTGACCTCGGTGGACCGCGACGACCTGCCGGACGGCGGCGCGTATCACTTCGCGAAGACGGTGCAGGCCATCAAGCACGTGAATCCGGAGACGAAGGTGGAGGCGCTCACGCCGGACTTCGGCGGAAACACCGCGTGCGTGGACCTCGTGCTGGACAGCGGCGTGGACGTGTACGCGCAGAACGTGGAGACGGTGCGCCGCCTGACGCACCCGGTGCGTGACATCCGCGCGAGCTACGACACGACGCTGGCGGTGCTGGCGCACGCCAAGGCGGCCCGTCCGGACGTGATCACCAAGACGAGCATCATGCTGGGTCTGGGCGAGACGCGCGAGGAAGTGATGGAGGCGATGCGTGACCTGCGCGCGGCGAACGTGGACGTGCTGACCTTCGGGCAGTACCTGCGGCCCACGCAGCATCACCTGCCGGTGGAGCGGTACGTGACGCCGGAGGAGTTCGACGAGCTGCGCGTGATCGGGATGGAGCTGGGCTTCCTGGAGGTCGTGAGCGGGCCGCTGGTGCGCAGCAGTTACAAGGCCGAGCAGGTGCTGGAGAAGGGTCGCCTGCCGGGCGCGCTGGCGCACCTGAGCGACGGTGACGTGCTCAGCATGGCCTGA
- the fabD gene encoding ACP S-malonyltransferase gives MSAPVQARGVIAALFPGQGSHALGMGQAVAAHSPEARAVMDAAEAAVPGLTGLMRDGPLEDLTLTANQQPALVAASVAVYRAYLAAGGPVPAFAAGHSLGEFSAHVAAGSLTLGDALRLTRRRGELMQAAVPAGVGAMSAVMGDPDVLREVLAGVDGVAEIANLNAPTQTVISGEKAAVDAAGAALKARGLKAIPLKVSAPFHCSLMTPAREGLAGDLHATAYRTPAFPVVANVTAEPVTDATLIAPLLEAQITGSVRWVQTVQRLAALGADTFVEFGQGTVLTGLVKRILPDARTVNLHTPEDIAAFLA, from the coding sequence GTGAGCGCGCCCGTGCAGGCCCGCGGCGTGATCGCCGCACTGTTCCCCGGGCAGGGCTCCCACGCGCTCGGGATGGGTCAGGCGGTCGCCGCGCACAGCCCCGAAGCGCGCGCCGTGATGGACGCCGCCGAGGCCGCCGTGCCCGGCCTGACCGGCCTGATGCGGGACGGCCCGCTGGAGGACCTGACCCTCACCGCCAACCAGCAGCCCGCCCTCGTCGCCGCGAGTGTCGCCGTATACCGCGCGTACCTCGCGGCGGGCGGTCCCGTGCCCGCGTTCGCGGCCGGGCACAGCCTCGGCGAGTTCAGCGCGCACGTCGCGGCCGGCAGCCTGACCCTGGGGGACGCGCTGCGCCTCACGCGGCGGCGCGGCGAGCTGATGCAGGCGGCCGTCCCGGCCGGCGTGGGCGCCATGAGCGCCGTGATGGGCGACCCGGACGTGCTGCGCGAGGTGCTGGCGGGCGTGGACGGCGTGGCCGAGATCGCGAACCTGAACGCGCCCACCCAGACCGTCATCAGCGGCGAGAAGGCGGCGGTGGACGCGGCAGGCGCGGCCCTCAAGGCGCGCGGCCTGAAGGCCATCCCGCTCAAGGTGTCCGCCCCCTTCCACTGCTCGCTCATGACGCCCGCCCGCGAGGGCCTCGCCGGGGACCTGCACGCCACGGCGTACCGCACGCCCGCCTTCCCGGTCGTCGCGAACGTCACGGCGGAACCCGTCACGGACGCCACCCTCATCGCGCCGCTCCTCGAAGCGCAGATCACCGGCAGCGTCCGCTGGGTGCAGACGGTGCAGCGGCTCGCGGCACTCGGCGCGGACACCTTCGTGGAGTTCGGGCAGGGCACCGTCCTGACGGGCCTCGTGAAACGCATCCTGCCGGACGCGCGCACCGTGAACCTGCACACCCCCGAGGACATCGCGGCCTTCCTGGCGTGA
- a CDS encoding beta-ketoacyl-ACP synthase III, which produces MPIGITALGAYTPERVLTNTDLEGMFETSDEWIVSRTGIRERHLSADGEFASDMGVRAVRDLQDRYPDVLDGVDLVVCATSSPDAYFPSTAALVAGQVGLAGAGALDVSVACSGFVYALSVAQGMIMGGTARKVLVLGAEVLSKIVDWQDRTTCILFGDGAGAAIVEDVPDGYGFQSFVLGADSAGGSSLYKFAVADRIPGVPVGTGNAMLGMNGREVFKFAVRVLGDSGEQALGKAGLKGSDIDWLIPHQANVRIIESACSRFGVSLDKTVINLDRYGNTSTASVPLALREALDDGRVKDGDQLLLVAFGGGLSWGASAMRWYGGRTETKRAAPAALVAR; this is translated from the coding sequence ATGCCCATCGGTATCACGGCGCTCGGGGCGTACACGCCGGAGCGCGTCCTGACCAACACAGACCTCGAAGGGATGTTCGAGACCAGCGACGAGTGGATCGTGTCGCGCACCGGCATCCGCGAACGCCACCTGTCCGCCGACGGCGAATTCGCGTCCGACATGGGCGTGCGCGCCGTGCGCGACCTGCAGGACCGCTACCCGGACGTGCTGGACGGCGTGGACCTCGTGGTGTGCGCCACCAGCAGCCCCGACGCGTACTTCCCCAGCACCGCTGCCCTCGTCGCGGGCCAGGTGGGCCTCGCGGGCGCGGGCGCCCTCGACGTGTCCGTCGCGTGCAGCGGCTTCGTGTACGCCCTGTCCGTCGCGCAGGGCATGATCATGGGCGGCACGGCCCGCAAGGTGCTCGTGCTGGGCGCCGAGGTCCTCTCCAAGATCGTGGACTGGCAGGACCGCACCACCTGCATCCTCTTCGGGGACGGGGCAGGCGCGGCCATCGTGGAGGACGTGCCGGACGGGTACGGTTTCCAGTCCTTCGTGCTCGGCGCGGACAGCGCGGGCGGCTCCAGCCTCTACAAGTTCGCGGTCGCGGACCGCATTCCCGGCGTGCCGGTCGGGACGGGCAACGCCATGCTCGGCATGAACGGCCGCGAGGTCTTCAAGTTCGCGGTGCGCGTCCTGGGCGACAGCGGCGAGCAGGCGCTCGGCAAGGCGGGCCTGAAGGGCAGCGACATCGACTGGCTGATCCCGCACCAGGCGAACGTCCGCATCATCGAGTCGGCGTGCAGCCGCTTCGGGGTGTCCCTCGACAAGACCGTCATCAACCTCGACCGGTACGGCAACACCAGCACCGCCAGCGTCCCGCTCGCCCTGCGCGAGGCGCTCGACGACGGCCGCGTGAAGGACGGCGATCAGCTGCTGCTCGTCGCCTTCGGCGGCGGCCTCAGCTGGGGCGCGAGCGCCATGCGCTGGTACGGCGGCCGCACCGAGACGAAACGCGCCGCTCCGGCCGCCCTGGTGGCCCGGTGA
- a CDS encoding PAS domain-containing sensor histidine kinase, which produces MPGPQRVRTTPPHPSSEPLEQLNVALAAAGTPADVRAAVRHAVTDGLHLTPEQVDLHLVDDRVDDRPAAVQAALTERLPQHLQTPQGREVAVPVVHGSSGLLLGAVYVRLDDPQAAHGWTPDAQDYLQAVAVQASSVLARTRETPMPVALPPDGPGRDSALDALIAFTQATASTTDVIALAQQAAQVIQSTLGSVGVMYAELQDGLWRARMLAARVPDALRATLDAGLPERTPAYAQAVEARQAVFVDDWDAQEQQTPQSEASSAAAFHPFFVDGEPHGMLVMGTSSHRQWDAQARGVFRAVGSSLNLALERAAQTRRLASRNAELQARARTLERFADLSRDLALERDPRALVGHAQDIVLTLIPSGVSTYYEPDGDWNAGAGGWRLVSHRGHFRNPDLLRTLQGGLSRGANRNVDVPYDTAEPVYQDSFDPGTARTAREQFTEIRASAALPVHVSGRVRGVLVVGVHEAHLWTDSDRSLLQTAVRSLGIALERAEQGREIRTWRERYETAVRGSGHLLYDWNPDRTERVYGGTVTAITGYGETELGTLRWADDVVHPDDQAAYRAGLTDALASGEELHLRYRLITRDGDVQDIEDDAFIHRDAQGRATRVIGFVKDVTDRHRTEAALNAASRFNALLLDNVGEGLAGVDIQGRTSFANPAALRMLGYTEQEFVGRQQHDLIHHSHADGSPYPRRACPVYAAFTDGKTRTVDGEVFWRKDGSSFPVEYTSTPIRDASGIIQGAVLAFRDVTERRLAEERQRQSNADLAHSNEELHAANEELEAFAYSASHDLRTPVRHVKGFSELARKAVAQGNADRAVAHMQVVEQAAERMSALIDAMLHLSRSTRQELRPGPVDLNVLLERAQADVATDLHGRTVQWVVSPLPTVQGDATTLQQVMTNLVSNAVKFTRDRDPARIEVWAEGTPDHWTVQVRDNGAGFDATYRDKLFGVFQRLHNQRDFEGTGVGLATVRRIVLRHGGRVFADGEVGRGATFGFTLPR; this is translated from the coding sequence ATGCCCGGACCGCAGAGAGTGAGGACCACGCCCCCTCACCCGTCCAGCGAACCGCTTGAGCAGCTGAACGTCGCGCTCGCCGCGGCCGGTACGCCCGCCGACGTGCGCGCCGCCGTCCGGCACGCCGTCACGGACGGCCTGCACCTGACGCCCGAGCAGGTGGACCTGCACCTCGTGGACGACCGCGTGGACGACCGGCCTGCCGCGGTGCAGGCGGCCCTCACGGAACGCCTCCCGCAGCATCTGCAGACCCCTCAGGGCCGCGAGGTGGCCGTGCCGGTCGTGCACGGCTCCTCCGGCCTGCTGCTCGGCGCCGTGTACGTCCGCCTGGACGACCCGCAGGCGGCGCACGGCTGGACGCCGGACGCGCAGGACTACCTGCAGGCCGTGGCCGTGCAGGCGTCGTCGGTGCTCGCCCGGACCCGCGAGACGCCCATGCCCGTGGCGCTCCCCCCGGACGGCCCGGGCCGGGATTCGGCGCTGGACGCCCTGATCGCGTTCACGCAGGCGACCGCCAGCACCACCGACGTGATCGCGCTCGCGCAGCAGGCCGCGCAGGTCATTCAGAGCACGCTGGGCAGTGTGGGCGTCATGTATGCCGAACTGCAGGACGGCCTGTGGCGGGCCCGCATGCTGGCGGCCCGCGTCCCGGACGCGCTGCGCGCCACGCTGGACGCGGGCCTGCCGGAACGCACGCCCGCGTACGCGCAGGCCGTGGAGGCCCGGCAGGCCGTGTTCGTGGACGACTGGGACGCGCAGGAGCAGCAGACGCCGCAGTCGGAGGCGTCCAGCGCGGCCGCGTTCCACCCGTTCTTCGTGGACGGCGAGCCGCACGGCATGCTCGTCATGGGCACCTCGTCCCACCGGCAGTGGGACGCGCAGGCGCGCGGCGTGTTCCGCGCGGTGGGCAGCAGCCTGAACCTCGCGCTGGAACGCGCCGCGCAGACGCGCCGCCTCGCGAGCCGCAACGCGGAACTGCAGGCGCGCGCCCGGACGCTGGAGCGTTTCGCGGACCTGTCGCGCGACCTCGCACTGGAACGCGACCCGCGGGCGCTGGTGGGGCACGCGCAGGACATCGTGCTGACCCTCATCCCGAGCGGCGTCAGCACGTACTACGAGCCTGACGGGGACTGGAACGCGGGCGCGGGCGGGTGGCGACTCGTGTCGCACCGGGGGCACTTCCGCAACCCGGACCTGCTGCGGACCCTGCAGGGCGGCCTGAGCCGCGGCGCGAACCGTAACGTGGACGTGCCCTACGACACCGCCGAACCCGTGTACCAGGACAGTTTCGATCCCGGTACGGCCCGCACGGCCCGCGAGCAGTTCACGGAGATCCGGGCGTCGGCCGCGCTGCCGGTACACGTGAGCGGGCGGGTGCGCGGCGTGCTGGTGGTCGGCGTGCACGAGGCGCACCTCTGGACGGACAGTGACCGCTCGCTGCTGCAGACGGCCGTCCGTTCGCTCGGCATCGCGCTGGAACGCGCCGAGCAGGGCCGCGAGATCCGCACGTGGCGCGAACGGTACGAGACGGCCGTGCGCGGCTCCGGGCACCTGCTGTACGACTGGAACCCCGACCGGACGGAACGGGTGTACGGGGGCACCGTGACGGCCATCACCGGGTACGGCGAGACGGAACTCGGCACGCTGCGCTGGGCGGACGACGTCGTCCACCCGGACGATCAGGCCGCGTACCGGGCAGGCCTCACGGACGCGCTCGCGAGCGGGGAGGAACTGCACCTGCGTTACCGCCTCATCACGCGGGACGGGGACGTGCAGGACATCGAGGACGACGCCTTCATCCACCGGGACGCGCAGGGGCGGGCCACGCGCGTCATCGGTTTCGTCAAGGACGTCACGGACCGTCACCGCACCGAGGCGGCCCTGAACGCCGCGTCGCGCTTCAACGCCCTGCTGCTCGACAACGTCGGCGAGGGCCTCGCGGGCGTGGACATCCAGGGCCGCACGTCCTTCGCGAACCCCGCCGCGCTCCGCATGCTGGGGTACACCGAGCAGGAATTCGTGGGCCGCCAGCAGCACGACCTCATCCACCACTCGCACGCGGACGGCAGCCCCTACCCTCGCCGTGCGTGTCCGGTGTACGCCGCGTTCACGGACGGCAAGACGCGCACCGTGGACGGCGAGGTCTTCTGGCGCAAGGACGGCAGCAGCTTCCCGGTCGAGTACACCAGCACCCCCATCCGGGACGCGTCCGGCATCATCCAGGGCGCCGTGCTCGCCTTCCGGGACGTCACGGAGCGCCGCCTCGCGGAGGAACGCCAGCGGCAGAGCAACGCCGACCTCGCGCACAGCAACGAGGAACTGCACGCCGCGAACGAGGAGCTCGAAGCGTTCGCGTACTCCGCGTCGCACGACCTGCGGACCCCCGTCCGGCACGTCAAGGGCTTTTCTGAACTGGCGCGCAAGGCCGTCGCGCAGGGCAACGCGGACCGCGCCGTGGCGCACATGCAGGTCGTGGAGCAGGCCGCCGAGCGCATGTCGGCCCTGATCGACGCGATGCTGCACCTCTCGCGCAGCACCCGGCAGGAACTGCGGCCCGGCCCGGTGGACCTGAACGTGCTGCTCGAACGCGCGCAGGCGGACGTGGCGACCGACCTGCACGGCCGCACGGTGCAGTGGGTGGTCTCGCCGCTCCCGACCGTGCAGGGGGACGCGACCACCCTGCAGCAGGTCATGACGAACCTCGTCTCGAACGCCGTGAAGTTCACGCGGGACCGCGATCCGGCCCGCATCGAGGTGTGGGCGGAGGGCACGCCGGACCACTGGACGGTGCAGGTGCGCGACAACGGCGCGGGCTTCGACGCCACGTACCGCGACAAGCTCTTCGGGGTGTTCCAGCGCCTGCACAACCAGCGGGACTTCGAGGGGACGGGCGTGGGTCTCGCCACCGTGCGCCGCATCGTGCTGCGGCACGGCGGGCGGGTCTTCGCGGACGGCGAGGTGGGGCGTGGCGCGACCTTCGGCTTCACCCTCCCCCGCTGA
- the trxA gene encoding thioredoxin, translating into MKPMELNDSNFKGEIESGLTLVDFWAPWCGPCRMIAPVVEEIASQYEGKVKVGKVNVDDNQQTAMQFRVMSIPTLILFKDGQPVEGVVGAQPKRAFEALLDKHLATVSN; encoded by the coding sequence ATGAAGCCGATGGAATTGAACGACAGCAACTTCAAGGGCGAGATCGAGAGCGGACTGACGCTGGTGGACTTCTGGGCCCCCTGGTGCGGTCCCTGCCGCATGATCGCGCCGGTGGTCGAGGAAATCGCCTCGCAGTACGAGGGCAAGGTCAAGGTCGGCAAGGTCAACGTCGACGACAACCAGCAGACCGCCATGCAGTTCCGCGTGATGAGCATCCCCACCCTGATCCTCTTCAAGGACGGCCAGCCGGTCGAGGGCGTCGTCGGCGCGCAGCCGAAGCGGGCCTTCGAGGCGCTGCTCGACAAGCACCTCGCCACCGTCAGCAACTGA
- a CDS encoding RBBP9/YdeN family alpha/beta hydrolase: MTPRLVIVPGLGDSGPQHWQTLWEQKYGAARVRQDDPDRPTPGAWSARLQDVIDATPGELILVGHSCGVPNIVHWAHLYGGHERVRGALLVAPTDVTDPAVTGEYPAIRALAPLPMTELPFPALVIASENDPYSGFERAQEMAHAWGAEFISAGEAGHINVASGHGTWEDGQVLLSECLHAWTPPEITRF; this comes from the coding sequence GTGACGCCCCGCCTCGTGATCGTGCCGGGCCTCGGCGACAGCGGCCCCCAGCACTGGCAGACCCTTTGGGAACAGAAGTACGGCGCGGCCCGCGTCCGGCAGGACGACCCCGACCGCCCCACCCCGGGCGCGTGGTCCGCCCGGCTGCAGGACGTGATCGACGCCACGCCCGGCGAACTGATCCTCGTCGGGCACAGCTGCGGCGTCCCGAACATCGTCCACTGGGCGCACCTGTACGGCGGGCACGAACGGGTCAGGGGCGCCCTCCTCGTCGCGCCGACCGACGTGACGGACCCCGCCGTCACGGGCGAGTACCCCGCCATTCGGGCGCTGGCCCCCCTCCCCATGACGGAACTGCCGTTCCCGGCCCTGGTCATCGCCAGCGAGAACGACCCCTACTCCGGCTTCGAACGCGCACAGGAGATGGCGCACGCCTGGGGCGCCGAATTCATCAGTGCGGGCGAGGCCGGACACATCAACGTCGCCAGCGGTCACGGCACCTGGGAGGACGGTCAGGTGCTCCTGTCCGAATGCCTGCACGCCTGGACGCCGCCCGAAATCACGCGCTTCTGA
- a CDS encoding DinB family protein, whose product MNDLNTDSTGLNRSGPDSTDLSGELRRAGQDAATCFGRLPPHVYFAGSDEQWSPAHHVRHLTLSNRPLTQALRLPRLALLALGGRTEHGRAGRDFATMRGTYLAALQAGGRASGRFLPTLGAGRNAEAQAAGVAEFLASLEALSGAVARWPDADLDLLTLPHPLLGRLTLREMLYFAVYHHSHHLEGVRRRLPESEQA is encoded by the coding sequence GTGAACGACCTGAACACAGACAGCACCGGCCTCAACCGTTCCGGACCGGACAGCACCGACCTGAGCGGGGAACTGCGCCGGGCAGGTCAGGACGCCGCGACCTGTTTCGGCCGCCTGCCGCCGCACGTCTACTTCGCTGGCAGCGACGAGCAGTGGTCGCCGGCCCACCACGTGCGGCACCTGACGCTCTCGAACCGCCCGCTGACCCAGGCGCTGCGGCTGCCCCGACTGGCGCTGCTGGCCCTGGGCGGCCGAACCGAGCACGGCCGGGCGGGCCGGGACTTCGCCACCATGCGCGGGACGTACCTGGCCGCGCTGCAGGCGGGTGGGCGCGCTTCGGGCCGCTTCCTGCCGACGCTCGGTGCGGGCCGGAACGCCGAGGCGCAGGCGGCCGGGGTGGCCGAGTTCCTGGCCTCGCTGGAGGCGCTGAGCGGAGCCGTGGCCCGCTGGCCGGACGCCGATCTGGACCTGCTGACCCTGCCGCACCCGCTGCTGGGCCGACTGACCCTGCGCGAGATGCTGTATTTTGCCGTGTACCACCATTCCCATCACCTGGAAGGCGTGCGCCGCCGCCTTCCGGAAAGCGAGCAAGCATGA
- a CDS encoding DUF309 domain-containing protein — MNAGTPDTPPPAPSLPPELPPALHAGAALFTAGEWWEAHEAWEGVWAAATGDERRFVQGLILLAAALHKRWVHGSLTHRNYFKALRHLEGLPPGFGGVDLARLQGDTWAALHADGLRPALYAPGAAQRL, encoded by the coding sequence ATGAACGCCGGGACACCCGACACGCCACCGCCCGCACCGTCCCTCCCGCCGGAGCTGCCGCCCGCCCTGCACGCGGGCGCCGCCCTGTTCACGGCGGGCGAGTGGTGGGAGGCGCACGAGGCCTGGGAGGGCGTGTGGGCCGCCGCGACGGGCGACGAGCGCCGCTTCGTGCAGGGCCTGATCCTGCTGGCAGCCGCGCTGCACAAACGCTGGGTGCACGGATCCCTCACGCACCGCAACTACTTCAAGGCGCTCCGTCACCTTGAAGGCCTCCCGCCCGGCTTCGGCGGGGTGGACCTCGCGCGGCTGCAGGGGGACACCTGGGCGGCCCTGCACGCCGACGGGCTGCGGCCCGCGCTGTACGCGCCCGGCGCGGCGCAGCGTCTATGA
- the fabG gene encoding 3-oxoacyl-[acyl-carrier-protein] reductase: MTDTTQKVALVTGSSRGLGRAMALKLAADGFAVAVHYGRNAEEAARVAAEITGLGVRAEVFGADLSVPANAGRLVEDVIATFGRLDVLVNNAGLTRDGLAIRMKDEDWDAVIATNLSSAFSASRAAIKHMMRARTGRIVNIASVVGLMGNPGQANYVASKAGLIGLTKALAKEYGGRGITVNAVAPGFIASDMTAQLPENVQKSYLDGIPLGRFGQPEDVAALVSFLASGAAGYITGQVIGVDGGLYPH; this comes from the coding sequence ATGACCGACACCACGCAGAAAGTCGCCCTCGTCACCGGCAGCAGCCGGGGCCTGGGCCGCGCCATGGCCCTGAAACTCGCCGCAGACGGCTTTGCGGTGGCCGTGCATTACGGTCGGAATGCCGAAGAGGCCGCCAGGGTGGCCGCCGAGATCACTGGCCTGGGCGTGCGGGCCGAGGTCTTCGGGGCCGACCTGAGCGTCCCGGCCAACGCCGGCAGGCTGGTCGAGGACGTGATCGCCACCTTCGGGCGACTGGACGTGCTCGTGAACAACGCCGGCCTGACCCGCGACGGCCTCGCGATCCGCATGAAGGACGAGGACTGGGACGCCGTGATCGCCACCAACCTCAGCAGCGCCTTCAGCGCCAGCCGGGCGGCCATCAAGCACATGATGCGCGCCCGCACCGGACGCATCGTCAACATCGCGTCCGTGGTCGGCCTGATGGGCAACCCCGGTCAGGCGAACTACGTGGCGAGCAAGGCGGGCCTGATCGGCCTGACGAAGGCGCTCGCCAAGGAGTACGGCGGGCGCGGCATCACCGTGAACGCCGTCGCGCCGGGCTTCATCGCGTCCGACATGACCGCGCAGCTGCCCGAGAACGTCCAGAAGAGTTACCTGGACGGCATTCCCCTCGGGCGGTTCGGGCAGCCGGAGGACGTCGCGGCGCTCGTGTCGTTCCTGGCGTCCGGCGCAGCCGGGTACATCACCGGGCAGGTCATCGGCGTGGACGGCGGCCTGTACCCTCACTGA